One segment of Streptomyces bathyalis DNA contains the following:
- a CDS encoding energy-coupling factor ABC transporter ATP-binding protein, producing MHDITSGRSGRPSEGAGDATGATPPPPSLHVAGVAYAYPDGHQALFGVDLTVPRGERVALLGPNGAGKTTLVLHLNGILTAGAGSVTVAGLPVAPRNLAEIRRRVGIVFQDPDDQLFMPTVREDVAFGPATAGLRGAELESRVHDALAQVGMEAHADRPPHHLSFGQRRRVAVATVLAMQPEILVLDEPSSNLDPASRRELADILERLDVTVLMVTHDLPYALQLCPRSVVLSDGVIVADGATQELLRDEALLAAHRLELPFGFDPGSVNAPQR from the coding sequence ATGCACGACATCACGAGCGGACGCTCCGGCCGGCCCTCGGAGGGCGCCGGCGACGCGACGGGTGCGACGCCGCCGCCGCCCTCCCTCCACGTCGCGGGCGTCGCGTACGCCTACCCCGACGGCCACCAGGCCCTGTTCGGCGTCGACTTGACCGTCCCGCGCGGTGAGCGGGTCGCGCTGCTCGGCCCGAACGGTGCGGGAAAGACCACGCTGGTGCTGCACCTCAACGGCATCCTCACCGCCGGCGCCGGTTCGGTGACCGTCGCGGGGCTGCCCGTGGCGCCGCGGAATCTCGCGGAGATCCGGCGGCGGGTCGGCATCGTCTTCCAGGACCCCGACGACCAGCTGTTCATGCCGACGGTGCGGGAGGATGTCGCGTTCGGTCCCGCGACGGCCGGACTGCGCGGTGCGGAGCTCGAATCGCGCGTGCACGACGCGCTCGCCCAGGTGGGCATGGAGGCGCACGCCGACCGTCCGCCGCACCACCTCTCCTTCGGGCAGCGCCGCCGCGTCGCGGTGGCCACCGTGCTCGCGATGCAGCCGGAGATCCTCGTACTGGACGAACCGTCCTCGAACCTCGACCCGGCCTCGCGCCGCGAACTGGCGGACATCCTGGAGCGGTTGGACGTGACGGTGCTGATGGTCACGCACGATCTGCCGTACGCGCTCCAGCTGTGCCCCAGGTCGGTGGTGCTCAGTGACGGCGTCATCGTCGCCGACGGTGCGACGCAGGAACTCCTCCGCGACGAGGCGCTGTTGGCCGCCCACCGCCTGGAACTGCCGTTCGGCTTCGACCCCGGCTCGGTGAACGCCCCCCAGCGATAG
- a CDS encoding serine hydrolase domain-containing protein, producing MKAPGAENAVDVHGTVADGYEPLRDAFAANFADRGETGAALTVHKDGLVVADLWGGRKNTGPEQEGGGPWQEETAAVIRSASKGPAAAVLHLLHQRGQLDLDAPVATYWPEFKSNGKERLLVRHVLAHRAGLPVLDSPLTPEQAVDGVSGPSALAAQAPLWEPGTDHGYHPHTYGWLIGELVQRATGRALGRWFAEEVAGPLGLSMWFGLPATPEVPDGGVDLARLQEVPTPEQQAATGLRSRPKRSVTQAYGDPASLTRRAFDAVAPRPDESDPAWLAAGLPGSGGVATARSLSRFYAALIGPVEAPPGTRPPAGRGVNGRPYGRSTGIATGRLFTPATLTQARSQESGGPDRVLVVGSRFGLGFMLHGPGAPMLAQGSFGHPGRGGSLAFADPESGTAFAYVTAAMQRSVTSDPRAHALVRALRACI from the coding sequence GTGAAGGCTCCAGGCGCTGAGAACGCGGTGGACGTCCACGGCACGGTGGCGGACGGCTACGAGCCCCTGCGGGACGCCTTCGCGGCCAACTTCGCCGACCGCGGCGAGACGGGCGCGGCCCTCACCGTGCACAAGGACGGGCTCGTCGTCGCGGACCTGTGGGGCGGCCGCAAGAACACTGGCCCCGAGCAGGAGGGCGGCGGCCCGTGGCAGGAGGAGACCGCCGCCGTCATCCGTTCGGCCTCCAAGGGGCCGGCCGCGGCTGTGCTCCATCTGCTCCACCAGCGGGGCCAGTTGGACCTGGACGCGCCCGTCGCCACCTACTGGCCGGAGTTCAAGTCGAACGGCAAGGAACGCCTGCTGGTGCGGCACGTGCTCGCGCACCGTGCCGGTCTGCCCGTGCTCGACTCCCCGCTCACCCCCGAGCAGGCCGTCGACGGCGTGAGCGGCCCGTCAGCCCTTGCCGCGCAGGCCCCGCTCTGGGAGCCGGGCACGGACCACGGCTACCACCCGCACACCTACGGCTGGCTCATCGGCGAGCTGGTGCAGCGGGCGACGGGACGTGCGCTGGGGCGCTGGTTCGCTGAGGAGGTCGCGGGGCCGCTCGGGCTCAGCATGTGGTTCGGGCTGCCCGCGACGCCCGAAGTCCCCGACGGGGGCGTGGACTTGGCGCGTCTGCAGGAGGTGCCCACGCCGGAACAGCAGGCCGCCACCGGCCTGCGCTCGCGTCCGAAGAGGTCGGTGACCCAGGCATACGGCGATCCGGCGTCGCTGACCAGGCGCGCGTTCGACGCGGTCGCCCCGCGTCCCGACGAGAGCGATCCGGCCTGGCTCGCCGCCGGGCTGCCCGGCTCCGGAGGCGTCGCGACGGCCCGTTCCCTCTCGCGCTTCTATGCGGCGCTCATCGGGCCGGTCGAGGCGCCCCCCGGCACGCGCCCGCCCGCCGGCCGGGGCGTCAACGGACGCCCGTACGGGCGGAGTACGGGCATCGCGACCGGGCGCCTGTTCACGCCCGCGACGCTGACGCAGGCGCGCTCCCAGGAGTCGGGCGGGCCCGACCGTGTGCTGGTCGTGGGCTCCCGCTTCGGCCTGGGGTTCATGCTGCACGGGCCGGGGGCGCCGATGCTCGCGCAGGGCTCGTTCGGCCACCCGGGCCGTGGCGGCTCGCTCGCCTTCGCCGACCCCGAGTCCGGCACCGCCTTCGCCTACGTCACGGCAGCCATGCAGCGTTCGGTCACCTCGGACCCGCGTGCCCACGCCCTCGTGCGGGCGCTGCGCGCCTGCATCTGA
- a CDS encoding ATP-binding protein → MLPLSVPPTHRRPPRPPSGPGADSHALRLPAEDVSVPRARHAMDRWLDRRGASPDLREQAALVLSELLTNAVTHTDSAWIVCATSYSPYDGVRVEVHDDDTSSRAPQRGAPSTEKESGRGLFIVESLAECWGVAVSPVTRGSAVWAQLLG, encoded by the coding sequence GTGCTGCCCTTGAGCGTGCCCCCCACGCACCGCCGCCCACCGCGCCCGCCGTCCGGCCCCGGTGCGGATTCACATGCGCTCCGGCTCCCGGCTGAGGACGTCAGCGTCCCCCGGGCCCGGCACGCGATGGACCGTTGGCTCGACCGCCGAGGCGCCTCGCCCGATTTACGAGAGCAAGCCGCTCTCGTTCTCTCGGAGTTGCTCACCAACGCCGTCACGCACACCGACAGCGCGTGGATCGTGTGCGCCACGTCCTACTCCCCGTACGACGGGGTCCGGGTGGAGGTGCACGACGACGACACGAGCAGCCGTGCGCCGCAGCGGGGTGCGCCGTCGACCGAGAAGGAGAGCGGCCGCGGGCTGTTCATCGTCGAGTCGCTGGCGGAGTGCTGGGGCGTGGCGGTCTCCCCGGTGACGCGCGGCAGCGCGGTCTGGGCCCAGCTGCTGGGCTGA
- a CDS encoding helix-turn-helix domain-containing protein, whose protein sequence is MTDALPSGSSAPTVLRIILGKRLKELRERKGIRLDAAAKALAVNHLTIRRMENAQVGLKVPYVKELLRLYDVAEAEVDEFISMAERANAPGWWYPFRDALPDWFRGYVSLETDAEVIRVYEPHYVTGLLQTRDYARAVISAGFPNEPDDVLEHRVELRVRRQELLERDDAPTLWVVLEEAALRREVGGPAVMRAQMDRLAEAAEMPNVSLRIVPLAAGPHPGTGGHVTYFRFRERELQDIVYTEVGLTSAVYLDQRPDVVTHLEALTRVSLLAAEHVPDPRTYLSNLRKEFDK, encoded by the coding sequence GTGACCGATGCACTGCCGAGCGGTTCGAGTGCTCCGACGGTGCTGCGCATCATCCTCGGGAAGCGGCTCAAGGAGCTGCGAGAGCGCAAGGGCATCCGGCTCGACGCCGCGGCCAAGGCCCTGGCCGTCAACCACCTGACGATCAGGCGGATGGAGAACGCGCAGGTCGGTCTCAAAGTCCCCTATGTCAAGGAGCTGCTGAGGCTCTACGACGTGGCGGAGGCCGAGGTCGACGAGTTCATCTCCATGGCCGAGCGCGCCAACGCCCCCGGCTGGTGGTATCCGTTCCGCGACGCCCTGCCCGACTGGTTCCGCGGCTACGTGAGCCTGGAGACGGACGCGGAGGTCATCCGCGTCTACGAACCCCACTACGTGACGGGGCTCTTGCAGACGCGGGACTACGCCCGCGCGGTCATCAGCGCCGGATTCCCCAACGAGCCCGACGACGTGCTGGAACACCGGGTCGAACTGCGGGTGCGAAGGCAGGAGTTGCTGGAGCGCGACGACGCACCGACGTTGTGGGTCGTGCTGGAGGAGGCCGCGCTGCGGCGTGAGGTGGGCGGCCCGGCGGTCATGAGGGCGCAGATGGACCGGCTGGCCGAGGCGGCAGAGATGCCGAACGTCTCGCTGCGGATCGTGCCGCTCGCCGCGGGACCCCACCCGGGCACCGGCGGCCACGTGACCTACTTCCGGTTCCGCGAACGGGAGTTGCAGGACATCGTCTACACCGAGGTCGGGCTGACCAGCGCCGTCTATCTGGACCAGCGCCCCGATGTGGTCACGCATCTGGAGGCGCTCACCCGCGTCTCGCTGCTTGCGGCGGAGCATGTGCCGGATCCCCGCACGTATCTGAGCAATCTGCGTAAGGAGTTCGACAAATGA
- a CDS encoding DUF397 domain-containing protein: MTLEAAGNRAVRNGMPARELGTEGWHKPWSGQNGGACVEAKRLSDGRVALRQSTDPDSPALLYSEHGITDFIEAAKSGDADFLTG; the protein is encoded by the coding sequence ATGACCCTTGAAGCTGCCGGCAACCGCGCCGTCCGCAACGGGATGCCCGCACGCGAACTCGGCACCGAGGGCTGGCACAAGCCGTGGAGCGGCCAGAACGGCGGTGCCTGCGTGGAGGCCAAGAGACTCTCCGACGGCCGCGTGGCACTTCGTCAGTCCACGGACCCCGACAGCCCCGCCCTGCTTTACTCGGAGCACGGGATCACAGACTTCATCGAGGCGGCCAAGTCGGGTGACGCCGACTTCCTCACCGGCTGA
- a CDS encoding SAM-dependent methyltransferase has product MTTSGKPEIDTSRPHSARMYDYYLGGKDWYPVDEQAAEKVLAVCPQIRRTAETNRYFMHRATRTLAAEYGVRQFVDIGTGIPTSPNLHQIAQEVAPDSCIVYADHDATVLEYAHVLMRSTPEGRTAYINADVRDDDILGSPRLREVIDLDKPVALSLVALLHFVPDDRKPYDIVRGLIDRLASGSFLVLSHVTADFDAAAWQGVKKVYDAGGTTVALRDKQEVENFFDGLELLEPGVTAAHDWRPQEPVEVTGEEAELLRSATLYAGVGRKP; this is encoded by the coding sequence ATGACCACGTCCGGCAAGCCGGAGATCGACACCAGCCGGCCACACTCGGCCCGGATGTACGACTACTACCTGGGCGGCAAGGACTGGTATCCCGTCGACGAGCAGGCCGCCGAGAAGGTCCTCGCGGTCTGCCCCCAGATCCGCCGCACCGCCGAGACCAACCGGTACTTCATGCACCGTGCGACGCGAACTCTCGCCGCCGAGTACGGAGTCCGCCAGTTCGTCGACATAGGCACCGGCATTCCGACCTCTCCCAACCTCCATCAGATAGCCCAGGAGGTGGCGCCCGACTCCTGCATCGTCTACGCGGACCACGACGCCACCGTGCTGGAGTACGCGCACGTGCTGATGCGCAGCACGCCCGAGGGCCGCACCGCTTACATCAACGCGGACGTGCGCGACGACGACATCCTGGGCTCGCCGCGGCTGCGTGAGGTCATCGACCTGGACAAGCCGGTCGCGCTGTCGCTCGTCGCGCTCCTGCACTTCGTCCCGGACGACCGCAAGCCGTACGACATCGTCCGCGGTCTGATCGACCGGCTCGCCTCCGGCAGCTTCCTGGTGCTCAGCCACGTCACCGCCGACTTCGACGCCGCGGCCTGGCAGGGCGTGAAGAAGGTCTACGACGCGGGCGGCACCACCGTGGCGCTGCGCGACAAGCAGGAGGTCGAGAACTTCTTCGACGGACTGGAGCTGCTCGAGCCCGGAGTGACCGCGGCACACGACTGGAGGCCCCAGGAGCCCGTCGAAGTCACCGGCGAGGAGGCCGAGTTGCTCCGCAGCGCCACCCTTTACGCGGGGGTCGGGAGGAAGCCATGA